A stretch of DNA from Diceros bicornis minor isolate mBicDic1 chromosome 41, mDicBic1.mat.cur, whole genome shotgun sequence:
GCGTCTGTGGCCCTAGCATCCTGGGGAGGGCAGACTGGGGCTGGCCAGGCTTCAGAGGCCTGCTTGTCTGCTCTGGTCAGCTGCCCGTCGACCCCCAGGAGCAGGAAGTTTGGGGCCCATCACCCTGCCTGTCTTCCCCTTCCCACCATCCCAACAGGCTTGAAGGCCATTCAGATGCAAACCTAGACTGTCCTGATGGCTGTGAAAATCCTGTGGGCCCATAGAACTGTCTCAGGTGGTAGTCAAAGGAAGCAAGTGGAGGGGCCCAGCAAGGGAGGGTCTGCCCCCTGCTCTTTAGTGGGAGTCCTGCTACCAGCCTGGAGTGAGCGGGTGAGAGCTGGGGTCCTGGGAACCAGAAGGGGCAGGGCCCTGCCCCGCCACCCCATATCCAGCAGCGGGCAGTACTGGGAGGAGCCCCATGAGACCCCCATAGCCCCAGAGCGGGTGGTTGAGGCCCAGTGAATGAAATGACCTGACCAGGGTCACACATCAAATGAATTTGGAGCCAGGCAGCCCAGCCTTTTCCCAGCTGCGTGTCTTTGGGTAAGATGCCACCCCTGAGATTTCCCACCTCTCGCCTAGGGCTCATGTTGGGGAAGCCGGTTCAGCCCCACGACCCTCAGCCCCTGTGCAGGACCTGGGCCCTGGGTCAGTGGTGGCAGTGTTTTTACCCACAATCTTCGGAAGGGAACTGGTTTTACATAGTGTCCCAGTACGTACACAGAAATGAAACAGTTTTACAAAGCAGATTTTTAAGTGATTTCTCAACCCTCCCAGTTCAATTCAGTTTGAAAGCCCCACCCCGGGTGCTGACATCTGCAAATCTACCTCAACCAGGCAGCAGGCACTTTGCTGAAATGAGAAGCTGGGGGCTGGCTGGTTCAAGGGTGTGTGTCACCCCACCCGCCTCCACCCGCACCCCATGGGAGGGTGGGCCTCACCTTCCAGGTGCTTGACAATGCCCCGCAGGCTGTTTCCGTGGGCTGCGATGAGTACTCTCTTGCCAGCCTTGATCTGGGGGGCGATCTCCTCATTCCAGAACGGCAGGGCCCGGGCGATGGTGTCCTTGAGGCTCTCGCAAGTGGGCAATTCCCCAGGCTTCAGGCCTGCGTACCGACGCTCCTGGGGGCATCCACACTGCTATTCCCTCCCCAGACAGCAGCCCCGTACCCGGGCTCATCCCtgaggcccccacccccaggccttccCTCAGGTGCCCTGAGCAGCCCACCTTGCTGATGGTGCTGTAGTAGGGGTGCTTCTCATCCATGGGGGGTGGTGGAATGTCGAAGGAGCGCCTCCAGATCTTcacctgctcctccccgtgcTTGGCGGCCGTCTCTGCCTTGTTGAGGCCCGTGAGGCCCCCGTAGTGCCGCTCATTGAGACGCCAGGTGCGCACCACAGGCAGCCACATCTGGTCTGTGCCATCGAGGATGGTCCAGAGGGTGCGGATGGCCCGCTTCAGCACTGATGTGTAGCAAATGTCGAACTCCATCTTGGCGTCCTTGATGGCATGGGCCCCCCTCTTGGCCTCCTCGGCCCCTTTCTCACTCAGCTCTGCGTCGAACCAGCCACAGAAGCGGTTCTCCTGGTTCCAGGTGCTCTCGCCGTGCCGAACTATCACGAGGCGGTGGGTGGGCATGGCGGCGGCGGTGGGGACTGTGGCGGGCTCTGGACAGGGACAGCTGCCTCCCAGGCGCCCCCAGCTTTATAACAATctgtccccagcccccaccctggcCAACTGCCACTCAGCATTCCAGGCCGGACAGGCGGCGGCAGGTGGCCAGTAGCAAAGCTTTCGGGGGGAGGGCAGGCTGAGAGCTGGACTTAAAATAGCTCCGCCAGCCAGCAGTCCCCACAGGCCTAGAGCTCAGACTGGGTGGGGCTAGGTGGGGCTGCTGACCAGGGCTGGGCGTGAAGGGCAGAAGTCAGGGCATCTGACAAGCCCAAGAGGTGGACTagcaggaacagagggtctctcCATGGAAGGACTCCCCTTGAGGTCATGGCTCCCAGCCCCATcaacccctccctgctccctggggGCCTGACACGCTCTCAGGCAGAGGCACAAAAAAATCCCAGTTGATTTCTAGTCACTCTTAACACAGCTTGGGAGAAGCTTGCATTTCAGTAAGGAAACTGGCCTGGTGTCAAGGGGAGCCAAGggacgtgtgtgtgcacatgtgtgtgtttgcCCACGcacacgtgtgtgtctgtgtttgcacGCACACACATCTGTTGCATGTGAACACGTCGTGCATACATGTCCATGTTGCACGTctgttgcatgtgtgtgtgcatatgcttGTGTGTGCACGTACAAGTGTGTATCTGTTGCATGTGtgcgcacatgtgtgtgcatatgtgtgagcTGCCAGGAGGTTCCCCCAGCGGCTCTGCTCTGTTCACCCAGGAGTGGGGGGCTACATGTTGGCAAGGGGCCTTCCTCAGGAGTCCCAACACCCCTCATGTCCCTCTGCCCTAGCCAGctctctgctccagccctgcCCGCAGGATGAGCCCTGCAGGACACTGGGGCTGACAGCCAGCCTGGGAGGGGCTGCAACATCATCTCCACTAGTCCCAAAAAGGGACAGAGGAGGGGAAAAGGTCGCTGTGGCCAGAGCCAAGGGAGCAGGTGGGGGCCATAGCCCTGGGGAGAGAGGTCTGGCCTTACAGGAGAGGGCACCAGGCAACAGTGTGGGCAAGGGGCTGAGGCCCAGCTGGATGGAGCTAGGTTTCCAGAACAAGAGGGGGAGCTGGAGGCCTGGTTGCCTGGGCCAGAGGAGAGCAGgggtccctttctctcttcttgggtctcTTTGTTGAGTTCTTATTCACATCTGCCACATTCTCCCACCCTATGTGCCTTCACCCAAGCCAGGGTCACCCCACCCAGCTGAGAccacctttaaaaagaaaaagaaatctaagaTTCATGCCCTGAGGGACCTGCAGAATCAGAGGTACTGGTTGTTAGGTCCATGCCCAGCTTGGCAGGAGCACCTAGAGGTAGGCTGAGGTTAGGGCTGGGGACAGTGTGGAGTTGGGTCCAGGCCCAGGACTTCTGCACACAGGTTTTGGGGGACAAGGTCCACTGGGGCAGGACTTGTGCAGAAACCAAGCAGAGCCGTGAGGTCAAGATGCCAAGTCACAGCTTCACCCTCATGAAGGTACCAGTCCAgggctccccacctcctcccacacCACTGCCCCCATGACCATACCCTCACCCTGCCAGGATTCTGGAAATGGAAATGGGTGAGTGGGAAGCCAGCCAAGGGGTCAGCCACCTTGAGACTTGGGCTTGAGTGTGTGAGAAGCCCCAGCATGCCTCCCTCCAGCCCACTGGCCACCCAGGGGAGAGGTCCCTCAGGTGGAGGCTGGCAGTGCAGTCTTGCTGCTCCAGCTCTCTTCTCGTCCAAGCCACTTCTCCTGATTTATGGTCTATTTTTTGTCCCCTTGACCACTGGTCAGGCCCTGGGGGTCCAACAGAGAGCCAGGCGGGACAGTCACGTTCCAGCTGGGGAGAAGGATAGTACAAGCAATTCAGCAGGCTATTCTAGCTTGTCCTGGTGACTAGGAAGGAGTCAAATAAGGGGATAGGGAGAGATGGGAGGGAAAAGGGCTGTGACTTTCAGCAGGGGGTAGGGAActagagacagcccctcagaggtgacatttgagtagaaACAGCAGAATGCAAAGGACTGAACTATGATGAGTCTTAgagggagagcattccaggcagaagagcCAGCAAAGAACCAATCCCCACAGAAGAGCAAACAGGCATGTGGCAGAGAGGCACGGAGGGGCTGGGCCTTTGTCTTGATGTGGTGGGAATCGTTGGAGTGTTTGAAGCACAGTTATATTTTAAAGTCACTTGCAGCTGTGGGGAAAACCACTTTTGTGGAGGCAGAAGTGGAAGCCTGGTTAGGCTGGAGGCAGTGGCTTTGGGGTAGGTGAGAATGAGGCTGCTTGGCCTGGGCTCGGTGCAGATGG
This window harbors:
- the PGAM2 gene encoding phosphoglycerate mutase 2; translation: MPTHRLVIVRHGESTWNQENRFCGWFDAELSEKGAEEAKRGAHAIKDAKMEFDICYTSVLKRAIRTLWTILDGTDQMWLPVVRTWRLNERHYGGLTGLNKAETAAKHGEEQVKIWRRSFDIPPPPMDEKHPYYSTISKERRYAGLKPGELPTCESLKDTIARALPFWNEEIAPQIKAGKRVLIAAHGNSLRGIVKHLEGMSDQAIMELNLPTGIPIVYELDAALKPTKPMQFLGDEETVRKAMEAVAAQGKAK